The following are encoded together in the Citrobacter arsenatis genome:
- a CDS encoding anion transporter yields the protein MSFPLLRALQRDRFFQLLIIVGVVLSLFTPFAPRSWVGAIDWHTIITLSGLMLLTKGVELSGYFDVLGRKMTRRFKTERQLAIFMVLAAALLSTFLTNDVALFIVVPLTITLKKLCAIPVNRLIIFEALAVNAGSLLTPIGNPQNILMWGRSGLSFTAFTWQMAPLAGAMMLTLVVLCWFSFPHKALHYHTGTRAPDWQPRLVWSCLVLYMIFLAALEFKQELWGLAIVAAGFIVLARRVILSVDWTLLLVFMAMFIDVHLLTQLPALQGITHQIGTLSAPGLWLTAIGLSQFISNVPSTILLLNYVPPTLLLAWAVNVGGFGLLPGSLANLIALRMANDRRIWWRFHWYSVPMLIWAGLVGYGLLQMM from the coding sequence ATGAGTTTTCCTTTATTACGCGCCTTACAGCGCGATCGTTTTTTCCAGTTGTTAATCATCGTCGGGGTTGTACTGAGCCTGTTTACGCCATTTGCGCCCCGGTCGTGGGTGGGGGCGATTGACTGGCACACGATTATCACGCTTAGCGGCCTGATGTTACTGACCAAAGGCGTGGAGCTAAGCGGTTACTTCGATGTGTTAGGGCGTAAGATGACCCGCCGCTTCAAAACAGAACGTCAATTGGCGATATTTATGGTGCTGGCCGCGGCGCTACTGTCGACGTTTCTGACCAACGATGTTGCGCTGTTTATTGTTGTTCCGCTGACTATCACCCTGAAAAAATTGTGCGCCATTCCGGTGAATCGCCTGATTATCTTTGAGGCGCTGGCGGTAAACGCCGGATCGTTGCTCACGCCAATAGGTAACCCGCAAAATATTCTGATGTGGGGACGCTCAGGCTTATCGTTTACCGCGTTTACCTGGCAAATGGCACCGCTCGCGGGGGCGATGATGCTGACGCTGGTGGTGCTGTGCTGGTTCAGTTTCCCGCATAAAGCTTTGCATTATCATACTGGTACGCGCGCGCCTGACTGGCAACCGCGCCTGGTATGGAGCTGTCTGGTGCTGTATATGATCTTTTTGGCAGCACTGGAATTCAAGCAGGAGCTGTGGGGGCTGGCGATTGTGGCGGCGGGGTTCATCGTGCTTGCGCGTCGTGTGATCCTCAGTGTGGACTGGACGCTGCTGTTGGTATTTATGGCGATGTTCATTGATGTGCACTTGCTGACGCAGCTCCCGGCCTTGCAGGGGATAACCCACCAGATTGGTACGCTTTCAGCGCCGGGGCTTTGGTTGACCGCCATTGGTCTGTCGCAGTTTATCAGTAATGTTCCCAGTACGATTTTGCTGCTGAACTACGTCCCGCCAACGCTGTTGCTGGCCTGGGCGGTTAATGTGGGCGGCTTTGGTCTGTTGCCGGGATCGCTGGCGAATCTTATTGCCTTACGGATGGCAAACGACCGACGCATCTGGTGGCGTTTTCATTGGTATTCGGTGCCGATGCTGATATGGGCGGGACTGGTAGGGTATGGTTTGTTGCAGATGATGTGA
- a CDS encoding phosphoethanolamine transferase → MNLTLKDSIIARSRAISPWTGLYFLQSLLINLALGYPLSLLYSVAFTCILMLLWRSAPRAQKVLIGICSLIAAMYFPFGQAYGSPNFNTLLALHSTNMEESTEILTIFPWYSYLVGVFIFALGVIAVRRKKDVQQRGWNKFDSVCLLFSVVAFFVTPVQNLAWGGVFKLKDTGYPVFRFAKDVIVNNNEVLDEQERMAKLSSVKDSWTVTAVKPKYHTYVVVIGESARRDALGAFGGHWDNTPFASSVNGYIFADYIAASGSTQKSLGLTLNRVVDNKPQFQDNFVTLANRAGFQTWWFSNQGQIGEYDTAIASIAKRADEVQFLKSGDFEADKNTRDEALLKMTAQVLATERTQPQLIVLHLMGSHPQACDRTQGKYETFVQSKETSCYLYTMTQTDDLLRQLYDQLRNSGNSFSMVYFSDHGLAFKERGKEVQYLAHDDQFQQNFQVPFMVLSSDDKAHRVIKARRSANDFLSFFSQWTGISAKEITNSYRFISEKKAGPVYITNFKLQKVDYNHLGTDIFSTK, encoded by the coding sequence ATGAATTTAACCCTCAAAGATTCAATCATTGCTCGTAGCCGGGCGATTAGTCCGTGGACTGGCCTCTATTTCTTACAGTCACTACTGATCAACCTTGCGCTGGGCTATCCGCTTAGCCTGCTCTATAGCGTTGCTTTCACCTGTATATTGATGCTGCTATGGCGTAGCGCGCCGCGCGCGCAGAAAGTGCTGATTGGCATTTGCTCGCTCATTGCAGCAATGTACTTTCCGTTCGGCCAGGCTTACGGTTCGCCGAACTTCAATACCTTGCTTGCGCTGCACTCAACCAATATGGAAGAGTCTACCGAAATCCTGACCATCTTCCCCTGGTACAGTTATCTGGTTGGGGTATTTATTTTCGCCCTTGGCGTTATCGCCGTACGCCGTAAAAAAGATGTGCAGCAGCGCGGCTGGAACAAGTTCGACAGCGTTTGTTTGCTGTTCAGCGTTGTCGCGTTCTTTGTGACCCCGGTGCAAAACCTGGCCTGGGGCGGCGTGTTCAAGCTAAAAGACACTGGCTATCCGGTTTTCCGTTTTGCCAAGGATGTTATCGTCAATAACAACGAAGTGCTCGACGAACAAGAGCGTATGGCGAAGCTGTCGAGCGTGAAAGACAGTTGGACGGTAACCGCCGTGAAGCCGAAGTATCACACCTACGTCGTGGTGATCGGCGAAAGCGCCCGCCGCGATGCGTTAGGCGCGTTTGGCGGCCACTGGGACAACACCCCGTTTGCCAGTTCCGTTAACGGCTACATCTTCGCGGATTACATCGCCGCCAGCGGTTCGACGCAAAAATCACTCGGCCTGACGCTGAACCGGGTGGTCGACAATAAGCCCCAGTTCCAGGATAACTTTGTCACCCTGGCCAACCGCGCTGGATTCCAGACGTGGTGGTTCTCCAATCAGGGACAAATTGGTGAATACGATACGGCCATTGCCAGCATTGCAAAACGCGCTGATGAAGTTCAGTTCCTCAAAAGCGGTGATTTCGAAGCGGATAAAAACACCCGTGATGAAGCGCTGTTGAAGATGACCGCCCAGGTACTGGCAACCGAGCGCACTCAACCACAGCTCATCGTGCTGCATTTAATGGGCTCGCATCCTCAGGCCTGCGATCGTACGCAGGGTAAATACGAAACCTTCGTCCAGTCAAAAGAGACGTCCTGCTACCTGTACACCATGACGCAGACGGATGACCTGCTGCGCCAGCTTTACGATCAGTTACGTAACAGCGGTAACAGCTTCTCGATGGTCTATTTCTCCGATCATGGTCTCGCGTTTAAAGAGCGGGGAAAAGAGGTACAGTACCTGGCGCATGACGATCAATTCCAGCAAAATTTCCAGGTGCCTTTCATGGTGCTGTCGAGCGATGATAAAGCACATCGGGTGATTAAAGCCCGGCGCTCGGCGAATGATTTCCTCAGCTTTTTCTCGCAGTGGACGGGGATCAGCGCAAAAGAAATTACCAACAGCTACCGCTTTATCTCCGAGAAAAAAGCCGGTCCGGTCTACATCACCAACTTCAAATTGCAGAAGGTGGACTACAACCATCTGGGTACCGATATTTTCTCAACTAAGTAA
- the mntR gene encoding manganese-binding transcriptional regulator MntR, which produces MSRRAGTPTTKKVTQLVNVEEHVEGFRQVREAHRRELIDDYVELISDLIIEVGEARQVDMAARLGVSQPTVAKMLKRLASVGLIEMIPWRGVFLTAEGERLAQESRERHQIVENFLLMLGISPEIARRDAEGMEHHVSKETLEAFSRFTQQQGIGSE; this is translated from the coding sequence ATGAGTCGTCGCGCAGGTACGCCAACAACAAAAAAAGTGACGCAATTGGTGAATGTCGAAGAACACGTTGAAGGATTTCGTCAGGTCCGGGAGGCGCATCGCCGTGAGCTGATTGATGACTACGTAGAGCTGATTTCCGATCTCATTATTGAGGTGGGTGAAGCGCGCCAGGTAGATATGGCCGCGCGGCTTGGGGTTTCCCAGCCGACGGTTGCTAAAATGCTTAAGCGTCTTGCTTCAGTCGGGTTGATTGAAATGATCCCCTGGCGAGGCGTGTTTTTAACCGCAGAAGGAGAGCGACTGGCTCAGGAGAGTCGGGAGCGTCATCAGATTGTGGAGAATTTCCTGTTGATGTTAGGTATCAGCCCGGAAATCGCCCGTCGCGACGCTGAGGGAATGGAGCACCACGTCAGTAAGGAAACGCTGGAGGCTTTTAGCCGGTTTACGCAACAACAAGGAATAGGCTCTGAATGA
- a CDS encoding DUF1479 domain-containing protein has product MAFTFTSDTLPVDHKATIRQMKQQLREQLGDVQLIFNQLSDAIANRVAEINAFKAQGAPVWPVLSYADIKAGRVSAEQREEIKRRGCAVIKGHFPREQALGWDRSMLDYLDRNHFDDVYKGPGDNFFGTLSASRPEIYPIYWSQAQMQARQSEEMANAQSFLNRLWTFTSEGKQWFNPDVSVIYPDRIRRRPPGTTSKGLGAHTDSGALERWLLPAYQQVFANVFNGNLEDYDPWQAAHRTEVEEYTVDNTTKCSVFRTFQGWTALSDMLPGQGLLHVVPIPEAMAYVLLRPLLDDVPEDELCGVAPGRVLPISAQWHPLLIEALTSIPQLDAGDSVWWHCDVIHSVAPVENQQGWGNVMYIPAAPMCEKNLAYAHKVKAALEKGASPGDFPREDYETNWEGRFTLEDLNIHGKRALGMT; this is encoded by the coding sequence ATGGCTTTTACCTTTACCAGCGACACGTTGCCCGTCGATCACAAAGCGACAATCCGACAGATGAAACAGCAACTGCGTGAACAGCTTGGAGATGTTCAGTTGATTTTCAATCAGTTGAGCGATGCCATTGCCAATCGCGTGGCGGAAATCAACGCCTTCAAAGCGCAAGGTGCGCCGGTTTGGCCAGTGTTGTCCTATGCGGATATCAAAGCGGGTCGCGTGAGTGCAGAGCAGCGTGAAGAAATTAAGCGTCGTGGATGCGCGGTGATTAAAGGCCATTTCCCTCGTGAACAGGCCCTGGGTTGGGATCGTTCAATGCTGGATTATCTGGACCGCAACCATTTTGACGACGTTTACAAAGGACCGGGCGATAATTTCTTCGGCACCCTGAGCGCATCGCGGCCTGAAATCTACCCCATCTACTGGTCCCAGGCGCAGATGCAGGCCCGTCAGAGTGAAGAAATGGCCAATGCACAGTCGTTCCTTAATCGTCTCTGGACGTTTACAAGCGAAGGGAAACAATGGTTTAACCCGGATGTCAGCGTCATCTATCCTGACCGCATTCGTCGTCGCCCGCCGGGAACGACGTCCAAAGGGCTGGGCGCACACACCGATTCCGGTGCGCTGGAACGCTGGCTTCTTCCGGCATATCAACAGGTCTTTGCTAATGTTTTCAACGGTAATCTGGAAGATTACGATCCATGGCAGGCGGCACATCGCACCGAGGTAGAAGAGTACACGGTGGATAACACCACCAAATGTTCAGTCTTCCGTACCTTCCAGGGCTGGACTGCACTGTCCGATATGCTGCCGGGTCAGGGATTGTTGCACGTAGTCCCTATCCCTGAAGCGATGGCGTATGTGCTGTTACGCCCCTTGCTTGACGATGTGCCGGAAGATGAACTTTGCGGCGTCGCGCCCGGCAGAGTCTTGCCGATTTCCGCACAATGGCATCCGCTGCTGATTGAAGCGTTAACCAGCATTCCGCAACTTGACGCTGGAGACTCCGTCTGGTGGCATTGTGACGTTATTCACTCCGTCGCCCCGGTAGAAAATCAGCAGGGCTGGGGCAATGTGATGTACATCCCTGCCGCACCGATGTGTGAAAAGAATCTGGCTTATGCCCACAAAGTGAAGGCTGCACTGGAAAAAGGCGCGTCGCCGGGTGATTTCCCGCGTGAGGATTATGAAACTAACTGGGAAGGACGCTTCACGCTGGAGGATTTGAATATCCACGGTAAACGCGCGCTGGGGATGACTTAA
- the ldtB gene encoding L,D-transpeptidase: MNMKLTTLFAAALAIVGFCNTASAVTYPLPTDGSRLIGQNQVITIPEGNTQPLEYFAAEYQMGLSNMLEANPGVDTFLPKGGTVLNIPQQLILPDTVHEGIVINSAEMRLYYYPKGTNTVIVLPIGIGQLGKDTPINWTTKVERKKAGPTWTPTAKMHAEYRAAGEPLPAVVPAGPDNPMGLYALYIGRLYAIHGTNANFGVGLRVSHGCVRLRNDDIKFLFENVPVGTRVQFIDEPVKATTEPDGSRYIEVHNPLSTTEAQFEGGEIVPITLNKSITSITGQSDVDQAVVEQAVQNRSGMPVRLN, from the coding sequence ATGAATATGAAATTAACAACGCTTTTCGCGGCGGCACTCGCAATAGTTGGTTTTTGTAATACCGCTTCTGCCGTCACGTACCCACTGCCTACCGATGGCAGTCGTTTGATTGGCCAAAACCAGGTCATCACGATTCCTGAAGGTAACACCCAACCGCTGGAATATTTTGCGGCGGAGTATCAGATGGGTCTGTCTAACATGCTGGAAGCCAACCCTGGCGTGGATACCTTCCTGCCGAAAGGCGGCACCGTGTTGAACATTCCTCAGCAGTTGATCCTGCCGGATACCGTGCATGAAGGTATTGTTATCAACAGCGCGGAAATGCGTCTGTACTACTACCCGAAAGGCACCAACACCGTCATTGTTCTGCCGATCGGTATCGGCCAGTTGGGTAAAGACACGCCAATCAATTGGACCACCAAAGTAGAACGTAAAAAAGCGGGTCCAACCTGGACGCCTACAGCGAAAATGCATGCGGAATACCGCGCCGCGGGCGAACCACTGCCAGCCGTTGTTCCGGCAGGTCCGGATAACCCGATGGGGCTGTACGCGCTGTATATCGGTCGCCTGTACGCTATCCACGGCACCAATGCTAACTTCGGTGTCGGCTTACGTGTCAGCCATGGTTGCGTGCGTCTGCGTAACGACGACATCAAATTCCTGTTTGAAAACGTGCCGGTCGGCACCCGCGTACAGTTTATCGATGAGCCGGTAAAAGCCACCACCGAACCAGACGGCAGCCGTTACATCGAGGTACACAACCCACTGTCTACCACTGAAGCACAGTTCGAAGGCGGGGAAATCGTACCGATTACGCTGAACAAGAGCATTACCAGCATCACCGGTCAGTCTGACGTCGATCAGGCCGTCGTTGAGCAGGCGGTACAGAACCGTTCAGGTATGCCGGTTCGTCTGAACTAA
- the mntS gene encoding manganase accumulation protein MntS: MNEFKRCIRVFSHSPFKVRLMLISMLCDMINSKPEQNKPSEK; the protein is encoded by the coding sequence ATGAATGAATTTAAGAGGTGTATACGCGTGTTTAGCCACTCCCCCTTTAAAGTACGGTTAATGCTGATCTCTATGCTGTGCGACATGATTAACAGCAAACCAGAGCAGAATAAACCTTCAGAAAAATAA
- a CDS encoding Cof-type HAD-IIB family hydrolase has protein sequence MTIKVIVTDMDGTFLDDAKQYDRTRFMAQYQELKKRDIEFVVASGNQYYQLISFFPELKDEISFVAENGALVFEHGKQLFHGELTRHESRIVIGELLKDKQLNFVACGLQSAYVSENAPESFVALMSKHYHRLKPVKDYQDIDDVLFKFSLNLPDQQIPLVIDHLHSALDGIMKPVTSGFGFIDLIIPGLHKANGISRLLKRWNLSPQNVVAIGDSGNDAEMLKMAHYSFAMANAAESIKAIARYQTDDNNHQGALNVIQAALDNSSPFNV, from the coding sequence ATGACCATCAAAGTTATCGTCACCGATATGGACGGAACTTTTCTCGACGACGCCAAGCAATACGATCGTACACGTTTTATGGCGCAGTATCAGGAACTGAAAAAACGAGATATTGAATTTGTCGTGGCCAGCGGCAACCAATATTACCAGTTGATCTCCTTTTTCCCGGAGCTCAAAGATGAGATCTCTTTTGTCGCCGAGAACGGGGCATTGGTCTTTGAACATGGCAAACAGCTGTTTCACGGCGAGCTGACCCGCCACGAATCCCGAATTGTCATTGGCGAACTGCTAAAAGATAAACAGCTCAACTTTGTAGCTTGCGGCCTGCAAAGCGCTTACGTTAGCGAAAATGCCCCAGAGTCCTTTGTCGCGTTGATGTCAAAACACTACCATCGCCTGAAACCCGTGAAGGATTATCAGGACATCGACGATGTGCTTTTCAAATTCTCGCTGAACTTACCGGACCAACAGATCCCTTTAGTTATCGATCACCTTCATTCTGCCCTTGACGGCATTATGAAGCCCGTTACCAGCGGCTTTGGGTTTATCGACCTGATCATTCCAGGTTTACATAAAGCCAACGGAATCAGCCGGCTGCTAAAGCGCTGGAACCTGTCACCGCAAAACGTGGTCGCCATTGGCGATAGCGGCAACGATGCGGAAATGTTGAAAATGGCGCACTACTCTTTCGCTATGGCCAACGCGGCAGAGAGTATCAAAGCGATTGCCCGCTATCAGACCGACGACAATAACCATCAGGGCGCGCTGAACGTGATTCAGGCGGCGCTGGATAACTCTTCGCCTTTTAACGTCTAA
- the ompX gene encoding outer membrane protein OmpX, producing the protein MKKIACLSALAAVLAFSAGTAVAATSTVTGGYAQSDAQGAANKMNGFNLKYRYEQDNNPLGVIGSFTYTEKDRTDASGDYNKTQYYGITAGPAYRLNDWASIYGVVGVGYGKFQNAASPADNHTTSDYGFSYGAGLQFNPIENVALDFSYEQSRIRSVDVGTWIAGVGYRF; encoded by the coding sequence ATGAAAAAAATTGCATGTCTTTCAGCACTGGCCGCTGTTCTGGCTTTCTCCGCAGGTACTGCTGTAGCTGCTACTTCTACCGTTACCGGTGGTTACGCTCAGAGCGATGCTCAGGGCGCAGCGAACAAAATGAACGGTTTCAACCTGAAGTATCGCTACGAGCAGGACAACAACCCGCTGGGTGTTATCGGTTCCTTCACTTACACTGAAAAAGATCGTACCGATGCTTCTGGCGACTACAACAAAACCCAGTACTACGGCATCACTGCTGGTCCGGCTTACCGTCTGAACGACTGGGCGAGCATCTACGGTGTAGTGGGTGTTGGTTACGGTAAATTCCAGAACGCAGCATCCCCGGCTGACAACCACACCACCAGCGACTACGGTTTCTCTTACGGTGCTGGTCTGCAGTTCAACCCGATCGAAAACGTTGCTCTGGACTTCTCCTACGAGCAGAGCCGTATTCGTAGCGTTGACGTTGGCACCTGGATCGCTGGCGTGGGTTACCGCTTCTAA
- a CDS encoding ABC-F family ATPase, with protein sequence MLVSSNVTMQFGSKPLFENISVKFGGGNRYGLIGANGSGKSTFMKILGGDLEPTLGNVSLDPNERIGKLRQDQFAFEEFTVLDTVIMGHGELWEVKQERDRIYALAEMSEEDGYKVADLEVQYGEMDGYSAEARAGELLLGVGIPVEQHYGPMSEVAPGWKLRVLLAQALFSNPDILLLDEPTNNLDIDTIRWLEQTLNERDSTMIIISHDRHFLNMVCTHMADLDYGELRVYPGNYDEYMTAATQARERLLADNAKKKAQIADLQSFVSRFSANASKSRQATSRARQIDKIKLDEVKASSRQNPFIRFEQDKKLFRNALEVEALAKGFDEGPLFKNFNLLLEVGEKVAIIGANGVGKSTMLKTLVGDLQPDNGTVKWSENAQVGYYAQDHEYEFENDLTVFEWMSQWKQEGDDEQVVRSFLGRLLFSQDDIKKPAKVLSGGEKGRMLFGKLMMQKPNILVMDEPTNHLDMESIESLNMALEMYQGTLIFVSHDREFVSSLATRVIEITPERVIDFTGNYEDYLRSKGIDG encoded by the coding sequence GTGTTAGTTTCCAGCAACGTCACCATGCAGTTCGGCAGTAAGCCGCTGTTTGAAAATATTTCCGTCAAATTTGGCGGCGGCAACCGTTACGGCCTGATTGGCGCGAACGGTAGCGGTAAATCTACTTTTATGAAAATTCTCGGCGGCGACCTCGAACCGACGCTGGGCAACGTTTCCCTCGATCCGAATGAGCGCATCGGTAAGCTGCGTCAGGATCAGTTCGCCTTTGAAGAGTTCACCGTGCTTGACACCGTGATCATGGGTCACGGCGAACTGTGGGAAGTGAAGCAGGAGCGCGATCGCATCTACGCCCTGGCTGAGATGAGCGAAGAAGATGGCTACAAAGTTGCTGACCTCGAAGTTCAGTATGGCGAAATGGACGGTTACTCTGCGGAAGCGCGTGCGGGTGAACTGCTGCTGGGCGTCGGTATTCCGGTAGAACAGCATTACGGCCCGATGAGCGAAGTCGCGCCGGGCTGGAAGCTGCGTGTACTTCTGGCACAGGCGCTGTTCTCTAACCCGGACATCCTGCTGCTCGACGAACCAACGAACAACCTGGATATCGACACCATCCGCTGGCTGGAGCAGACGCTGAACGAGCGTGACAGCACCATGATCATCATTTCGCACGACCGTCACTTCCTGAACATGGTCTGCACGCATATGGCGGATCTGGACTACGGCGAACTGCGCGTTTATCCGGGTAACTACGACGAATATATGACGGCGGCAACCCAGGCGCGTGAACGTCTGCTGGCCGATAACGCCAAGAAGAAAGCACAGATTGCCGATCTGCAATCCTTCGTCAGCCGCTTTAGCGCCAACGCGTCTAAATCTCGACAGGCGACTTCTCGTGCGCGTCAGATTGATAAGATCAAGCTCGACGAAGTGAAAGCGTCCAGCCGTCAGAACCCGTTCATCCGCTTCGAACAGGATAAGAAACTGTTCCGTAACGCGCTGGAAGTGGAAGCGTTGGCGAAAGGTTTTGATGAAGGCCCGCTGTTTAAAAACTTCAACCTGCTGCTGGAAGTGGGGGAGAAGGTTGCCATCATTGGTGCCAACGGCGTGGGTAAATCCACCATGCTGAAAACGTTGGTCGGCGATTTACAGCCGGACAACGGTACCGTTAAGTGGTCTGAAAACGCCCAGGTCGGTTACTACGCGCAGGATCATGAATACGAATTCGAAAACGATCTAACCGTATTCGAATGGATGAGCCAGTGGAAACAAGAAGGCGATGATGAGCAGGTTGTGCGCAGCTTCCTTGGCCGTCTGCTGTTCAGCCAGGACGATATCAAGAAACCTGCAAAAGTGCTCTCCGGTGGTGAAAAAGGACGCATGTTGTTCGGTAAGCTGATGATGCAGAAACCGAATATCCTGGTTATGGATGAACCAACCAACCACCTGGATATGGAATCTATCGAGTCGCTGAACATGGCGCTGGAAATGTACCAGGGCACGCTGATCTTCGTTTCTCACGACCGTGAGTTCGTCAGCTCGCTGGCAACCCGTGTGATTGAAATTACGCCGGAGCGTGTGATCGACTTCACCGGTAACTACGAAGATTACCTGCGTAGTAAAGGTATTGACGGCTAA